Proteins co-encoded in one Streptococcus parauberis NCFD 2020 genomic window:
- a CDS encoding LCP family protein, translated as MIKSGNGGLSHHEELRYYYLLRNLNYLSENENREFRYLKSKLEAGTPTFETQFRHGRHDYPEYVVDPDPLPYSQNPVPNHEWPEESFQTERLSNGLPVYPKDKPLSRRKRSSRNYQEAINRDNHQDFGQVEAQDTYAVPFYQETIASTDYYSNSGYQDQYDNNDSFQSSFADDVSPYQDSNVKRPKRKITKKNLKRYFKWLLWFILFLILGIVFMFFKGMLDISGNKQNYKPAVSETFNGVDTKDGTNILVLGSDKRVTQGSTEARTDTIMVINVGNKDKKVKIASFMRDTLVNIPGYSYNDYTYDMKLNSSFNLGEQDNHKGADLVRKTLKANYDIDCKYYVMVDFETFAEAIDTLFPGGVKIDAKFATVDGEAVPSVKVPDDLRMKDGVVPQQTIKVGEQKMDGRTLLNYARFRKDDDGDYGRTVRQQQVMAAIMSQVKNPARLFTGSAAIGKIYALTSTNVSFPFVAQKGLSVMSNGKGVEHVTVPENGDWIDEYDMYGGQALQVDFVKYQKQLKRMGLR; from the coding sequence ATGATAAAAAGTGGTAATGGTGGCCTTAGTCACCATGAAGAATTGAGATATTATTATCTTTTAAGAAATCTCAATTATTTAAGTGAAAATGAAAATAGAGAATTTCGATATTTAAAGTCAAAACTTGAAGCCGGTACTCCAACTTTTGAGACCCAATTTAGGCATGGGCGACACGACTACCCAGAGTATGTAGTTGACCCTGATCCATTACCTTATTCTCAAAATCCTGTACCCAATCATGAGTGGCCAGAAGAAAGTTTCCAAACGGAAAGGCTCTCAAACGGATTACCCGTATATCCAAAAGATAAACCCTTATCAAGGAGAAAACGGTCAAGTAGAAATTATCAAGAAGCTATAAACAGAGATAATCATCAAGATTTTGGCCAAGTCGAGGCACAAGATACATACGCTGTTCCTTTTTATCAGGAAACCATAGCTTCAACTGACTATTACAGTAATTCTGGTTATCAGGATCAATATGATAATAATGATAGCTTTCAAAGTTCTTTCGCTGATGATGTCTCTCCTTATCAGGACTCAAATGTAAAAAGACCTAAACGAAAAATAACAAAGAAAAATCTAAAACGTTACTTCAAATGGTTACTCTGGTTTATTCTTTTCCTTATTCTGGGAATTGTCTTTATGTTCTTTAAAGGCATGCTTGATATCTCTGGAAACAAGCAAAACTACAAACCAGCAGTTTCAGAAACCTTCAATGGTGTTGACACTAAGGATGGGACTAATATCCTAGTTCTTGGTTCAGATAAGCGTGTAACACAAGGGTCGACAGAAGCTAGGACTGATACTATTATGGTGATCAATGTTGGGAATAAGGATAAAAAAGTTAAGATAGCTAGCTTTATGCGAGATACTCTCGTTAATATTCCAGGTTATAGTTACAATGACTATACTTATGATATGAAGTTAAATTCCTCTTTTAATCTCGGTGAACAAGATAATCATAAAGGTGCTGACTTAGTTCGGAAGACACTGAAAGCTAATTATGACATTGATTGTAAGTATTATGTTATGGTCGATTTTGAAACATTCGCGGAAGCTATTGATACGCTTTTTCCGGGGGGTGTAAAAATTGATGCTAAATTTGCAACGGTTGACGGCGAAGCAGTTCCTTCGGTAAAAGTTCCTGACGACTTAAGAATGAAGGATGGTGTCGTTCCTCAACAGACCATCAAAGTTGGCGAACAAAAGATGGATGGTCGGACGCTTCTAAATTATGCGCGTTTCCGTAAGGATGACGATGGTGATTATGGTCGGACTGTCCGTCAGCAACAAGTGATGGCGGCAATCATGTCTCAGGTTAAAAATCCAGCAAGACTCTTTACTGGGTCGGCGGCAATTGGTAAGATTTATGCCTTAACATCGACCAATGTATCCTTTCCATTTGTGGCGCAAAAAGGCTTGTCAGTGATGTCGAATGGCAAGGGCGTTGAACATGTGACTGTTCCTGAAAATGGCGATTGGATTGATGAGTATGATATGTATGGAGGCCAAGCCCTTCAGGTAGATTTTGTGAAATATCAAAAGCAACTGAAAAGAATGGGTTTACGTTAA
- a CDS encoding shikimate kinase, protein MAKVLLGFMGAGKTTIGSFLDDNFLDMDLIIEERVGMSISDFFAHQGEEAFRQVESALLEELMTKEGNIIISTGGGVVISEKNRQLLRENRKNNILLSASFEVLYDRIKKDKFFQRPLFLNNSKEDFHGIFERRMMLYEGLSDLIINVDHRTPEEIVRIIKSI, encoded by the coding sequence ATGGCTAAAGTATTATTAGGATTTATGGGTGCTGGAAAGACCACGATTGGTTCTTTCTTGGATGATAATTTTTTGGATATGGATTTAATAATTGAAGAGCGAGTAGGCATGTCGATTTCAGATTTTTTTGCTCATCAAGGGGAAGAAGCATTTCGACAGGTTGAGTCAGCTCTTCTGGAGGAATTAATGACAAAAGAAGGGAATATCATTATTTCAACAGGCGGTGGCGTTGTAATCAGTGAAAAGAATCGTCAACTACTCAGAGAAAATCGAAAAAATAATATCCTCCTTTCGGCTAGTTTTGAAGTTCTTTATGACCGAATTAAAAAAGATAAGTTTTTTCAAAGGCCACTCTTTCTCAATAATTCAAAAGAAGATTTTCATGGAATCTTTGAAAGACGCATGATGTTATATGAAGGATTGTCTGATTTAATTATTAATGTCGATCATCGAACCCCTGAAGAAATAGTGCGTATTATTAAAAGTATTTAA
- the aroA gene encoding 3-phosphoshikimate 1-carboxyvinyltransferase — translation MLLKATKNGLHGKITVPGDKSISHRSLIFGAIAEGVTVIEDLLLSEDVLATMKVFQAMGIKIVQEGHLTYVYGKGLKGLTKPNQDLDMGNSGTSMRLISGLLAGQNFSTRLVGDASLSNRPMDRITIPLQGMGAKIEGQTQKANPPLFIEEVAELKPITYHLPIASAQVKSAILLAAIQAKGQTKVIEKELTRNHTEEMIRQFGGEIAVQGKEITINGPQSLKAQRFKVPGDISSAAFWIVAALIVPGSDIMLTNVGINKTRTGVLDVVKAMGGMIELTDEDKVNQSATIRVRYSQLKATEISGQLIPRLIDELPIIALLASQAKGQTTISDAEELRVKESDRIALVTEILSTFGVAIEAKSDGMIINGPNQLRGGKVDAHLDHRLAMMAVIASLVVNDGSVDLSGSQAIATSYPSFLTDLERISNG, via the coding sequence ATGTTATTAAAAGCCACTAAAAATGGATTACATGGAAAGATTACTGTACCTGGGGATAAATCGATTAGTCACCGGTCACTCATTTTTGGAGCTATTGCTGAAGGGGTCACCGTTATTGAAGACTTATTGCTCAGTGAAGATGTTTTAGCGACGATGAAAGTATTTCAAGCAATGGGGATTAAGATTGTTCAAGAAGGACATTTGACTTATGTCTATGGTAAAGGACTAAAAGGTTTAACCAAACCTAACCAGGACTTAGATATGGGCAATTCAGGAACCTCAATGCGCTTAATTTCAGGCTTGTTAGCTGGTCAAAATTTTTCAACAAGATTAGTTGGCGATGCCAGCTTGAGTAACAGACCTATGGATCGGATTACCATTCCTTTGCAAGGAATGGGTGCCAAAATTGAAGGACAGACGCAAAAAGCTAATCCACCATTGTTTATTGAGGAAGTAGCAGAGCTTAAACCGATTACTTATCATCTTCCGATAGCTTCTGCTCAGGTGAAGTCGGCTATCTTGCTGGCTGCGATTCAGGCCAAGGGACAAACTAAAGTCATCGAAAAAGAGTTGACCCGAAACCACACAGAAGAAATGATTCGTCAGTTTGGTGGGGAAATTGCTGTGCAGGGTAAGGAAATAACCATTAATGGTCCTCAATCTTTAAAAGCGCAGAGGTTTAAAGTCCCAGGTGATATCTCAAGTGCCGCATTTTGGATTGTAGCTGCTTTGATTGTTCCGGGTTCAGATATTATGCTAACTAATGTCGGGATTAACAAGACGCGTACAGGTGTTCTAGATGTTGTTAAAGCAATGGGTGGAATGATAGAATTGACTGACGAAGACAAAGTCAACCAGTCGGCTACAATTAGAGTCCGTTATTCCCAACTTAAAGCGACTGAAATTTCTGGTCAGTTAATTCCACGCTTGATTGATGAATTACCGATTATTGCCTTGCTTGCTAGTCAAGCTAAAGGACAAACAACCATTAGTGATGCTGAGGAATTACGAGTGAAAGAATCAGATCGGATTGCACTTGTGACTGAAATCTTATCAACCTTTGGCGTTGCTATTGAAGCTAAGTCAGATGGTATGATTATTAATGGACCAAATCAATTGCGTGGTGGGAAAGTTGATGCCCATTTGGATCACCGCTTAGCAATGATGGCTGTTATTGCTAGCTTAGTTGTTAATGATGGGAGTGTCGACTTATCAGGATCTCAAGCAATTGCGACAAGCTATCCATCATTTTTAACAGATTTAGAAAGGATTAGTAATGGCTAA
- a CDS encoding YihY/virulence factor BrkB family protein: protein MEKKKFLDKVSSKFQNETIKAFLRHFQSAEMDLSSIAVAYYLILTVFPLIVIAANIFPYLNIDIRDLLQLMKQSLPNDIYQSARSVVINIFSKPAGGVLGVATFTGLWTMSKSLTSLQRAINKAYDASPHRDFLLGHLVGLLASIFILFLLAFVLIFSTFSKAAIQVMDNHYHLSDGLTSLFLTLIQPVTIIIILLGLMALYFLLPNIRIKKIRYIMPGALFTGFVMTFLSNLIGHYVVVNVEKMVDIKTFGSVMIFIIMLWFIFLARILILGAIFNATYQEIDQGKLEGRSSDIVSVFKRRFGKHKQQK from the coding sequence ATGGAGAAAAAAAAATTCCTTGATAAAGTCTCTTCAAAGTTTCAAAATGAGACTATAAAGGCTTTTTTGAGGCACTTTCAAAGTGCTGAAATGGATTTATCTTCGATAGCCGTAGCTTATTATTTGATTTTAACAGTCTTTCCCTTGATTGTTATCGCGGCCAATATTTTCCCTTATCTGAATATTGATATTAGGGATTTGCTTCAATTAATGAAGCAGAGTCTACCTAATGACATCTACCAATCAGCCAGATCTGTTGTCATTAATATCTTTTCTAAACCAGCAGGAGGTGTTTTGGGAGTAGCGACTTTTACTGGTCTCTGGACCATGTCTAAAAGTTTAACTTCTTTGCAGAGGGCAATCAACAAAGCCTATGATGCTTCACCACATAGGGATTTTCTGCTAGGGCACCTAGTTGGTCTCTTGGCCAGTATCTTTATTTTATTCTTACTAGCCTTTGTCCTTATTTTTTCTACCTTTTCAAAAGCAGCAATTCAAGTAATGGATAATCATTATCATTTGAGTGATGGTTTAACTAGTCTTTTTTTGACTTTAATCCAGCCAGTTACAATTATTATAATTTTGCTTGGTTTAATGGCTCTTTACTTCTTGCTACCTAATATTCGTATCAAGAAAATCCGTTACATTATGCCTGGAGCTTTATTTACAGGGTTTGTAATGACTTTCTTAAGTAATTTGATTGGTCATTATGTTGTCGTCAATGTGGAAAAAATGGTCGATATTAAAACCTTTGGTTCGGTCATGATTTTCATTATCATGTTATGGTTTATTTTTTTAGCAAGGATTTTAATTTTAGGGGCAATATTTAATGCGACTTATCAGGAAATTGATCAAGGTAAGTTAGAAGGCCGTAGTAGCGATATTGTATCGGTTTTTAAAAGAAGATTTGGTAAACACAAACAACAAAAATAA